A region of Emys orbicularis isolate rEmyOrb1 chromosome 20, rEmyOrb1.hap1, whole genome shotgun sequence DNA encodes the following proteins:
- the USF1 gene encoding upstream stimulatory factor 1 isoform X1, producing the protein MKGQQKAVETEEGTVQIQEGAVATGEDPTSVAIASIQSAATFSDPNIKYVFRTENGGTQVMYRVIQVAEGQLDGQTEGTGAISGYPAAQSMTQAVIQGAFTSEDAVETEATATETHYTYFPTTAVADTSTSAGAGTTATAVVTTQNSEALLGQATPTGTGQFFVMMSPQEVLQGGAQRSIAPRNHPYSPKSEAPRTTRDEKRRAQHNEVERRRRDKINNWIVQLSKIIPDCSMENTKSGQSKGGILSKACDYIQELRQSNHRLSEELQGLDQLQMDNDVLRQQVEDLKNKNLILRAQLRQHGVEIIIKNDTH; encoded by the exons ATGAAGGG ACAGCAGAAAGCGGTTGAGACTGAAGAGGGCACTGTGCAGATCCAGGAAG GTGCAGTGGCGACAGGCGAAGATCCCACCAGCGTTGCCATTGCCAGCATCCAGTCAGCAGCCACGTTCTCCGACCCCAACATCAAGTATGTCTTTCGCACAGAGAATGGCGGCACTCAG GTGATGTATAGGGTGATACAGGTGGCGGAGGGGCAGCTGGATGGGCAGACGGAGGGCACCGGCGCCATCAGCGGCTATCCTGCAGCACAGTCCATGACCCAG gCTGTTATCCAGGGTGCATTTACCAGCGAAGATGCTGTTGAAACAGAAGCCACAGCCACGGAGACCCACTACACGTACTTCCCCACGACAGCCGTGGCAGACACCAGCACCTCCGCCGGTGCGGGGACCACGGCCACCGCGGTGGTGACCACCCAGAACTCAGAGGCCCTCCTGGGGCAGGCCACACCCACTGGTACAG GGCAGTTCTTCGTGATGATGTCACCCCAGGAAGTTCTGCAGGGCGGAGCTCAGAGATCTATCGCGCCCAGGAATCACCCCTACTCTCC GAAGTCCGAAGCTCCTCGGACGACCCGGGATGAGAAACGCCGAGCACAACACAATGAAG tgGAGCGCCGACGCAGGGACAAGATCAACAACTGGATTGTGCAGCTCTCCAAGATCATCCCAGACTGCTCCATGGAGAACACCAAGTCAGGGCAG AGTAAGGGAGGGATCCTCTCCAAAGCCTGTGACTACATCCAGGAGCTGCGGCAGAGCAACCACCGCCTTTccgaggagctgcagggcctcgACCAGCTGCAGATGGACAATGACGTCTTGCGGCAGCAG GTGGAAGATCTCAAGAACAAGAACCTGATCCTGCGGGCGCAGCTGCGTCAGCACGGGGTGGAGATCATCATCAAGAACGACACCCACTGA
- the USF1 gene encoding upstream stimulatory factor 1 isoform X2, producing the protein MKGQQKAVETEEGTVQIQEGAVATGEDPTSVAIASIQSAATFSDPNIKYVFRTENGGTQVMYRVIQVAEGQLDGQTEGTGAISGYPAAQSMTQAVIQGAFTSEDAVETEATATETHYTYFPTTAVADTSTSAGAGTTATAVVTTQNSEALLGQATPTGQFFVMMSPQEVLQGGAQRSIAPRNHPYSPKSEAPRTTRDEKRRAQHNEVERRRRDKINNWIVQLSKIIPDCSMENTKSGQSKGGILSKACDYIQELRQSNHRLSEELQGLDQLQMDNDVLRQQVEDLKNKNLILRAQLRQHGVEIIIKNDTH; encoded by the exons ATGAAGGG ACAGCAGAAAGCGGTTGAGACTGAAGAGGGCACTGTGCAGATCCAGGAAG GTGCAGTGGCGACAGGCGAAGATCCCACCAGCGTTGCCATTGCCAGCATCCAGTCAGCAGCCACGTTCTCCGACCCCAACATCAAGTATGTCTTTCGCACAGAGAATGGCGGCACTCAG GTGATGTATAGGGTGATACAGGTGGCGGAGGGGCAGCTGGATGGGCAGACGGAGGGCACCGGCGCCATCAGCGGCTATCCTGCAGCACAGTCCATGACCCAG gCTGTTATCCAGGGTGCATTTACCAGCGAAGATGCTGTTGAAACAGAAGCCACAGCCACGGAGACCCACTACACGTACTTCCCCACGACAGCCGTGGCAGACACCAGCACCTCCGCCGGTGCGGGGACCACGGCCACCGCGGTGGTGACCACCCAGAACTCAGAGGCCCTCCTGGGGCAGGCCACACCCACTG GGCAGTTCTTCGTGATGATGTCACCCCAGGAAGTTCTGCAGGGCGGAGCTCAGAGATCTATCGCGCCCAGGAATCACCCCTACTCTCC GAAGTCCGAAGCTCCTCGGACGACCCGGGATGAGAAACGCCGAGCACAACACAATGAAG tgGAGCGCCGACGCAGGGACAAGATCAACAACTGGATTGTGCAGCTCTCCAAGATCATCCCAGACTGCTCCATGGAGAACACCAAGTCAGGGCAG AGTAAGGGAGGGATCCTCTCCAAAGCCTGTGACTACATCCAGGAGCTGCGGCAGAGCAACCACCGCCTTTccgaggagctgcagggcctcgACCAGCTGCAGATGGACAATGACGTCTTGCGGCAGCAG GTGGAAGATCTCAAGAACAAGAACCTGATCCTGCGGGCGCAGCTGCGTCAGCACGGGGTGGAGATCATCATCAAGAACGACACCCACTGA
- the USF1 gene encoding upstream stimulatory factor 1 isoform X3: MKGQQKAVETEEGTVQIQEVATGEDPTSVAIASIQSAATFSDPNIKYVFRTENGGTQVMYRVIQVAEGQLDGQTEGTGAISGYPAAQSMTQAVIQGAFTSEDAVETEATATETHYTYFPTTAVADTSTSAGAGTTATAVVTTQNSEALLGQATPTGTGQFFVMMSPQEVLQGGAQRSIAPRNHPYSPKSEAPRTTRDEKRRAQHNEVERRRRDKINNWIVQLSKIIPDCSMENTKSGQSKGGILSKACDYIQELRQSNHRLSEELQGLDQLQMDNDVLRQQVEDLKNKNLILRAQLRQHGVEIIIKNDTH, from the exons ATGAAGGG ACAGCAGAAAGCGGTTGAGACTGAAGAGGGCACTGTGCAGATCCAGGAAG TGGCGACAGGCGAAGATCCCACCAGCGTTGCCATTGCCAGCATCCAGTCAGCAGCCACGTTCTCCGACCCCAACATCAAGTATGTCTTTCGCACAGAGAATGGCGGCACTCAG GTGATGTATAGGGTGATACAGGTGGCGGAGGGGCAGCTGGATGGGCAGACGGAGGGCACCGGCGCCATCAGCGGCTATCCTGCAGCACAGTCCATGACCCAG gCTGTTATCCAGGGTGCATTTACCAGCGAAGATGCTGTTGAAACAGAAGCCACAGCCACGGAGACCCACTACACGTACTTCCCCACGACAGCCGTGGCAGACACCAGCACCTCCGCCGGTGCGGGGACCACGGCCACCGCGGTGGTGACCACCCAGAACTCAGAGGCCCTCCTGGGGCAGGCCACACCCACTGGTACAG GGCAGTTCTTCGTGATGATGTCACCCCAGGAAGTTCTGCAGGGCGGAGCTCAGAGATCTATCGCGCCCAGGAATCACCCCTACTCTCC GAAGTCCGAAGCTCCTCGGACGACCCGGGATGAGAAACGCCGAGCACAACACAATGAAG tgGAGCGCCGACGCAGGGACAAGATCAACAACTGGATTGTGCAGCTCTCCAAGATCATCCCAGACTGCTCCATGGAGAACACCAAGTCAGGGCAG AGTAAGGGAGGGATCCTCTCCAAAGCCTGTGACTACATCCAGGAGCTGCGGCAGAGCAACCACCGCCTTTccgaggagctgcagggcctcgACCAGCTGCAGATGGACAATGACGTCTTGCGGCAGCAG GTGGAAGATCTCAAGAACAAGAACCTGATCCTGCGGGCGCAGCTGCGTCAGCACGGGGTGGAGATCATCATCAAGAACGACACCCACTGA
- the USF1 gene encoding upstream stimulatory factor 1 isoform X4 produces the protein MYRVIQVAEGQLDGQTEGTGAISGYPAAQSMTQAVIQGAFTSEDAVETEATATETHYTYFPTTAVADTSTSAGAGTTATAVVTTQNSEALLGQATPTGTGQFFVMMSPQEVLQGGAQRSIAPRNHPYSPKSEAPRTTRDEKRRAQHNEVERRRRDKINNWIVQLSKIIPDCSMENTKSGQSKGGILSKACDYIQELRQSNHRLSEELQGLDQLQMDNDVLRQQVEDLKNKNLILRAQLRQHGVEIIIKNDTH, from the exons ATGTATAGGGTGATACAGGTGGCGGAGGGGCAGCTGGATGGGCAGACGGAGGGCACCGGCGCCATCAGCGGCTATCCTGCAGCACAGTCCATGACCCAG gCTGTTATCCAGGGTGCATTTACCAGCGAAGATGCTGTTGAAACAGAAGCCACAGCCACGGAGACCCACTACACGTACTTCCCCACGACAGCCGTGGCAGACACCAGCACCTCCGCCGGTGCGGGGACCACGGCCACCGCGGTGGTGACCACCCAGAACTCAGAGGCCCTCCTGGGGCAGGCCACACCCACTGGTACAG GGCAGTTCTTCGTGATGATGTCACCCCAGGAAGTTCTGCAGGGCGGAGCTCAGAGATCTATCGCGCCCAGGAATCACCCCTACTCTCC GAAGTCCGAAGCTCCTCGGACGACCCGGGATGAGAAACGCCGAGCACAACACAATGAAG tgGAGCGCCGACGCAGGGACAAGATCAACAACTGGATTGTGCAGCTCTCCAAGATCATCCCAGACTGCTCCATGGAGAACACCAAGTCAGGGCAG AGTAAGGGAGGGATCCTCTCCAAAGCCTGTGACTACATCCAGGAGCTGCGGCAGAGCAACCACCGCCTTTccgaggagctgcagggcctcgACCAGCTGCAGATGGACAATGACGTCTTGCGGCAGCAG GTGGAAGATCTCAAGAACAAGAACCTGATCCTGCGGGCGCAGCTGCGTCAGCACGGGGTGGAGATCATCATCAAGAACGACACCCACTGA
- the LOC135892144 gene encoding immunoglobulin superfamily member 11-like produces the protein MAPRERSRPRGHPIAPASLWLLHCYLSAVGAVKVSVGTASIQVARGGNALLPCNFHTTASLSRLNIIWTVTPLAEPNRPQQVLAYEQGEVVESLSQYTGRVGFAFPPAQSATIFLNKTRSSDSGTYQCSVMNPPDRDTPNIGVIQLTVLVPPSSPECSSEGSGEEGGDVHLSCAVREGVPAPSFSWEKIPPDKQPLVMSYTEARRALLTLQNLTAATSGLYRCTASNALGSSSCTLQLHVRLAPQGTLGIAVGITVTLTMGLVLLALLALVLWLHHQSVRKWPEEEVEDSYNEIRVDSLSPRRLLVAKTLASDIPMANQAAKPLWIFTSSTPNTTYANRQHGLGEGSQAAPPGGLRQPAWAAPRGRRRSSSSLSEEGSLPGSQAEEEPAPAKALPPKHPSFLV, from the exons ATGGCCCCGAGGGAGAGGTCCAGACCCCGCGGCCACCCCATCGCCCCCGCCAGCCTGTGGCTTCTCCACTGCTACCTGTCAG CGGTGGGTGCGGTGAAGGTGTCGGTGGGCACTGCCAGCATCCAGGTGGCGAGGGGAGGGAACGCGCTTCTGCCTTGCAACTTCCACACCACGGCCTCGCTGAGTCGCCTCAACATCATCTGGACGGTCACCCCGCTGGCGGAGCCAAACCGCCCCCAGCAG gtcCTGGCCTATGAGCAGGGAGAGGTGGTGGAGAGTCTGTCCCAGTACACGGGCCGCGTGGGCTTCGCCTTCCCACCCGCCCAGAGTGCCACCATCTTCCTCAACAAGACGCGCAGCTCGGATAGCGGGACGTACCAGTGCAGCGTCATGAACCCACCCGACCGGGACACGCCCAACATCGGGGTCATCCAGCTCACCGTGCTCG tgcccccctccagccctgaaTGCTCCAgcgaggggagtggggaggaagggggggacgTCCACCTGTCCTGTGCTGTGCGGGAAGGCGTGCCCGCCCCCTCCTTCAGCTGGGAGAAGATCCCCCCTGACAAGCAGCCCCTGGTGATGAGCTACACAG AGGCGCGCCGGGCCCTGCTGACCCTGCAGAACCTGACGGCCGCCACCTCAGGCCTGTACCGCTGCACGGCCTCCAATGCGCTGGGCTCCAGCTCCTGCACCCTCCAGCTGCACGTGCGCCTGG CCCCGCAGGGCACGCTGGGCATCGCGGTGGGCATCACCGTCACCCTGACCATGGGGCTGGTGCTGCTGGCTCTCCTAGCCCTGGTTCTCTGGTTGCACCACCAGAGCGTGCGGAAGTGGCCGGAGGAGGAAGTGGAGGATTCGTACAATGAGATCAG AGTCGACAGCCTCTCACCACGGCGTCTGCTCGTAGCCAAGACTCTCGCCAGCGACATCCCCATGGCCAACCAGGCTGCAAAGCCCCTCTGGATCTTCACCAGCTCCACCCCCAACACCACCTACGCCAACCGCCAGCACGGGCTGGGCGAGGGGAGTCAGGCGGCACCGCCCGGGGGGCTACGACAGCCAGCGTGGGCAGCGCcccggggcaggaggaggagcagcagcagcctctccgAGGAGGGGTCCCTGCCAGGCAGCCAGGCAGAGGAGGAGCCAGCCCCAGCCAAGGCACTTCCCCCCAAGCACCCCAGCTTCCTGGTCTAG